The Triticum aestivum cultivar Chinese Spring chromosome 6D, IWGSC CS RefSeq v2.1, whole genome shotgun sequence genomic sequence atgACTTTTGGGTTGCTtataaatcccccccccccccccccccccccccgcttgttggaTTGCTTTGACTGTCCAAGTCATTATAATTTGTTGCCATAAGTTCATTATCAGAAAAAGTCAGCATGACAAAACCAAGACGCAGCCTAGCATAGCTTGTAAACAATACAATGGGAGTGGTTGGCAATCCGCCAGCATGGTTTATTTGAAACTGCCCTTTTAACATGTTTTGCTGATTGTTGAGCACTAAGAGCCACAGTCTCGCCGGATCATTTATTCCCAAAGTGAAGGTTTGGAAGGTCCCAACCCCATGAATTACACACAGCACCCCCAAAAAAAGAATGATAGGTTTGCTCCTGACATCTTGGGAGCATAAAATAGGCCACATAATATGAGTGACAAACCAAGTATTGTAATGAGTAGTCCAATAATCAGGTAGCTAGCACATACTGTGTTTCTTCTCTCCGAGAGATGGCGGGACATGGGAGCAGATCCAGTGTTCCTCCAAAAGATGTCTATGTTGCCTCCAAGTGAGACGGAACTGTTATTTTCAACAAACACTCCGTGTCATGGCACACCACCTTGCAGATTATTATCAGACAGATCCAGATGGGTGAGCTGCTTTAAGTCGCCAAGCTCTATTGGGATGAAGCCCCAAAAGTTGTTTCGCTGAAGGATTAGGTATTCTAACAGTGCAAGATAACCAAAAGAATCTGGAACTTGACCAATGAAATTGTTGGAAGACAAGTTTAACAGCCTTAGCCTTGAAATATTGCCTAGTGAAGCAGGGAGATGACCTTCAAAATTGTTATTGTCCAAACAGAGATGTTTAAGATCCGGGAAGGTGTCACCAAAGTTCGATGGCAGTGTTTTCCCAAGCATATTGGAATATAAGTATAAATATTGGAGAGAAGACTGATTGTATTTGTACAAGGTTTCTGGAATTCCACCCGATAGCATATTTCCAGCAAGGTCTAAATAAACAAGAGATGGGAAAATTCCCATCTCATCAGGAATGGTTCCCGTAAGCTTATTATCAGTAAGCACGATTTCTTCAAGCTGACTAATGTTTTTTAGGCTTGGTGGGATTTTTCCGGTGAGATTATTTGAGGAAAGCCATACTTCCCTTAGATCGGATAGGCGACCTATACCAAGGGGAATTTCACCCATTAGTAAGTTGGCAGATAGGTCTAGGATCCATAGCTTGGAGCAGTTTGTGAGAGTATCTGGAATGGTCCCTCGCAGTGAGTTGCTTCCCAAGTCAATGTATTCCAATCTGTTGAGACGGTTGAGAGGAGGTAACTCGCCGGTGAAGCCATTTTTGGACAGGTCCAGTGTCCTAAGAAACGTTAGGTTGCCAAGGGAGGGGAATATCCGGCCCAACAACCCTCGTCCATTGAGGTACAGCTTAGTGACTCGCCCCGAGCTGCAGTGGACGCCCTCCCAACTGCAAAGAGGGACGCTGGCGTGCCAAGATCTTAAGGCTTGTCTTGAGTTGTTAGTGATGTCCCGCTTGAAATCTAGCAGCGAGATCATGTCCATGATGTTACCATTGACGGTCGTCGAGGAGCAGCGGATGCTGCCGACTCCATAAGAAATCAGCAGCAGCGACAGTAACATAAAGATGGGGGCAAGCATTGCCACTTGACTAAGGGCTCCGTCACCTGCAAAGAGTGAATAAAGAATAAAACATTGTGCGTACTATGTTTACTGCAAGTTTGGTCATTGTGTGCATCAATCGATACACAAGCATGTAGCCATCTTGTTttcaaagagagaaaaaaaaacttATGAGTAGGTCCAGTGGCGGAGCTAGGGAGCCATGGCTCCCCCCATGACCCAGGAAGTGTAGTATAATGCCCCTATTTTCCTTCAGATTTTAAGAAATTTTATGAAGATTACCATCATTTGGCCCCATTCGTCAATATTATCACACATTTGGCCCCCGTAATCGTTTTTTCCTGGCTCCGCCGCtgtgtacactagtagaaaaagaggcttccatacgcccccattagtccccaaaacaatcgaaccgcgacaaaaggagtctttagtcgcggttcgggaggagaatcgcgaccaactatctgggcccagcgcgctcggtcgacagctggcggacgggaggggctttagtcccggttggcctggccaaccgggactaaaggtccccgaaggcctttagtcgcggttggcctggccaaccgggactaaaggcccatccagctagcgaacgggaggggctttagtcccggttggcctggccaaccgggactaaaggtccccgaaggcctttagtcgcggttggccaggccaaccgggactaaaggcccatccctatatataggactcagctcacttcacttcactcagctcacttcacaattttcagaag encodes the following:
- the LOC123142192 gene encoding LRR receptor-like serine/threonine-protein kinase EFR, whose protein sequence is MQERLPLRAIWPRKGALAASLLGKGDGALSQVAMLAPIFMLLSLLLISYGVGSIRCSSTTVNGNIMDMISLLDFKRDITNNSRQALRSWHASVPLCSWEGVHCSSGRVTKLYLNGRGLLGRIFPSLGNLTFLRTLDLSKNGFTGELPPLNRLNRLEYIDLGSNSLRGTIPDTLTNCSKLWILDLSANLLMGEIPLGIGRLSDLREVWLSSNNLTGKIPPSLKNISQLEEIVLTDNKLTGTIPDEMGIFPSLVYLDLAGNMLSGGIPETLYKYNQSSLQYLYLYSNMLGKTLPSNFGDTFPDLKHLCLDNNNFEGHLPASLGNISRLRLLNLSSNNFIGQVPDSFGYLALLEYLILQRNNFWGFIPIELGDLKQLTHLDLSDNNLQGGVP